A genomic window from Yarrowia lipolytica chromosome 1D, complete sequence includes:
- a CDS encoding uncharacterized protein (Compare to YALI0D19338g, no similarity), producing MKFTYMLTALAIAPVALAAPAPEGLEIVARHKKDKNETKHHKEKHHKNKHHKNKTEKHHKNERREVTQLLM from the coding sequence ATGAAGTTCACCTACATGCTCACCGCCCTGGCTATTGCCCCCGTTGCCCTTGCTGCCCCTGCTCCCGAGGGTCTCGAGATTGTTGCTCGacacaagaaggacaagaacgagaCCAAGCACCACAAGGAAAAGCAccacaagaacaagcaccacaagaacaagaccGAGAAGCACCACAAGAACGAGCGACGAGAGGTCACCCAGCTTCTCATGTAA
- a CDS encoding uncharacterized protein (Compare to YALI0D19316g, no similarity) gives MAITRTLTKTFKTITRSKSSPFLRKQSDDDDDETTITSLQPMVPPPKQLRLDLDFADTLNLDFHQLDFSDDSKLQAWTEKNTPKTTIDESYWLGERVECESRDRKSVLAPESVSNGFFESPLSTPTTPGSEWQPGPGLSELERCERKSHDQHAPTNAVGSHTSSRSLRHAQSPPTINIQSRDKSLPKPPIVQRPQMSQSKSCSHLPKRTKSHNGSCISPQPTHASQFVKSRVASESHSSNYGSNHRSNHMANAPPTPPHNIGTYGMTNTPVKSHIPNPSVDSFITCTDTSPQLSSSRDIHQRNMSIASVDTVSAYMDPALASTISRYYHLEGVDETPSNRQSRDFPNQQLSHQQSRDLVFSSGNRHSRDFAMSSGNRQSRQSNDSPFNTPSLDDRNSSSTFTMSPSTSTTMSTPSLVDSPSSCASVNVSFEKPVSHGNVTHTQSFHTQGTTQPLHVTPAVPPARPFTLYSTDNDLVPPPRSKYRSRHYRFDSSSSSVYSNNYVKEDYMGALRQSLYVPKDGEGSPSIRPVSAFGVPQISAEDYASAIKEGQWF, from the coding sequence ATGGCTATCACCCGCACACTCACTAAAACGTTCAAAACCATCACCCGGTCGAAATCGTCGCCTTTTCTGAGAAAACagtccgacgacgacgatgatgagaCAACAATCACCTCGCTCCAACCCATGGTGCCTCCGCCCAAGCAGCTCCGACTGGATCTCGACTTCGCTGATACCCTGAATCTCGACTTCCACCAGCTCGACTTTTCGGACGACTCCAAACTGCAGGCGTGGACGGAGAAAAATACCCCCAAAACGACGATCGACGAAAGCTACTGGCTGGGCGAGCGCGTCGAGTgcgagtcacgtgaccgcaaGTCCGTGCTCGCCCCCGAGTCGGTGTCCAACGGCTTCTTTGAGTCTCCCTTGAGCACTCCTACCACACCAGGTAGCGAGTGGCAACCGGGACCTGGCCTCAGTGAACTTGAACGATGCGAACGAAAATCGCACGACCAACACGCACCAACAAACGCGGTCGGCTCCCACACTTCATCACGATCTCTACGACACGCTCAATCACCCCCCACAATCAACatccagtcacgtgacaagaGCTTACCCAAGCCGCCTATTGTCCAGAGACCTCAAATGAGCCAGTCCAAGTCGTGTTCGCATCTTCCTAAGCGAACCAAGTCGCACAATGGATCTTGCATTTCGCCCCAACCGACACATGCCTCTCAGTTTGTTAAGAGCAGGGTTGCGAGCGAGAGTCACAGTTCCAACTACGGATCCAATCACAGATCCAATCACATGGCTAACGCACCTCCTACTCCCCCTCACAACATTGGTACCTATGGAATGACTAACACTCCGGTCAAGTCGCACATACCCAACCCCTCTGTTGACTCGTTTATCACGTGTACAGACACATCTCCTCAACTGTCTTCATCACGCGATATCCATCAGCGCAACATGTCTATTGCCTCTGTCGACACGGTCTCGGCTTACATGGACCCTGCTCTTGCCAGCACCATCAGCCGGTACTATCATTTGGAGGGCGTAGACGAGACGCCCAGTAACcgacagtcacgtgacttccctaaccagcagctctctcatcaacaatcacgtgaccttgtcttctcctctGGCAACCGCCATTCTAGAGACTTTGCCATGTCTTCTGGCAACAGACAATCTCGACAGTCCAACGACAGCCCATTCAATACACCCTCTCTCGACGACCGCAACTCGTCGTCCACCTTCACCATGTCACCTTCGACCTCCACGACCATGTCGACTCCGTCGCTGGTGGATTCGCCCTCTTCATGTGCTTCTGTCAACGTGAGCTTTGAAAAGCCTGTTAGCCATGGAAACGTGACTCATACACAGTCTTTCCACACACAAGGTACGACCCAACctcttcacgtgactcctGCTgtgcctccagctcgtccttTCACTCTGTACTCCACAGACAATGATCTGGTGCCTCCTCCCCGGTCAAAGTACCGATCTCGACATTACCGGTTTGAttcttcgtcttcgtcgGTTTATTCCAACAATTACGTCAAGGAGGATTACATGGGCGCTCTGCGACAATCGCTCTATGTTCCTAAAGATGGGGAAGGTAGCCCCAGTATTAGGCCAGTTTCTGCGTTCGGTGTTCCTCAAATTTCTGCTGAAGATTATGCCAGTGCGATTAAGGAGGGGCAGTGGTTCTAA